The Castor canadensis chromosome X, mCasCan1.hap1v2, whole genome shotgun sequence genome includes a region encoding these proteins:
- the Timm8a gene encoding mitochondrial import inner membrane translocase subunit Tim8 A — MDSSSSSAAGLGAVDPQLQHFIEVETQKQRFQQLVHQMTELCWEKCMDKPGPKLDSRAEACFVNCVERFIDTSQFILNRLEQTQKSKPVFSESLSD, encoded by the exons ATGGATTCTTCTTCGTCTTCTGCGGCGGGTTTGGGCGCAGTGGACCCACAGTTGCAGCATTTCATTGAGGTGGAGACTCAGAAGCAGCGCTTCCAACAGCTGGTGCACCAGATGACTGAACTTTGTTGG GAGAAATGCATGGATAAGCCTGGGCCAAAATTGGACAGTCGGGCTGAGGCCTGTTTTGTGAACTGCGTTGAGCGCTTCATTGATACAAGCCAATTCATCTTGAATCGACTTGAACAGACCCAGAAATCCAAGCCAGTCTTCTCAGAAAGCCTTTCTGATTGA